A single genomic interval of Pseudomonas sp. TH06 harbors:
- a CDS encoding alpha/beta fold hydrolase — protein sequence MMLRVLILSLTLFTGFAQATVLQRPVSLDTGTGELFGSLLLPKSDNPVPVVLIISGSGPTDRDGNNPDGGRNDSLKRLAWVLAKHNIASVRYDKRGVAASLAATPDERNLSVDAYAADAVAWGQKLKADPRFGKLIVLGHSEGALIASLAAPKLDAAAVISLSGSARPVDQVIREQLARSLPPALMLRSNELLDSLKAGHTDDNVPAPLQVIFRPSVQPYLISLFRQDPAKAFAQLQMPALIVQGTNDIQVGTEDAKLLKAAKPDAKLVVIEGMNHVMRIVHNDMKRQLASYKDPNLPLAAELGSQIIEFIDGLRTR from the coding sequence ATGATGCTGCGAGTTTTGATTTTGAGTCTTACCCTCTTTACTGGCTTTGCCCAGGCGACAGTCCTACAGCGCCCGGTTTCTTTGGATACCGGCACGGGCGAACTTTTCGGCTCACTGTTGCTGCCAAAATCCGACAACCCGGTACCGGTTGTCCTGATTATTTCTGGCTCCGGTCCTACGGATCGTGACGGAAACAACCCCGACGGCGGGCGCAATGACAGCCTGAAACGGCTGGCGTGGGTGCTGGCCAAACACAACATCGCCAGCGTGCGTTACGACAAGCGCGGCGTGGCCGCGAGCCTGGCGGCGACACCGGATGAGCGCAATTTGTCGGTGGACGCCTATGCCGCCGACGCGGTGGCTTGGGGACAAAAGCTCAAGGCTGATCCGCGTTTCGGCAAACTTATCGTGCTTGGGCACAGTGAGGGCGCACTGATCGCCAGCCTCGCCGCGCCAAAACTCGATGCGGCAGCGGTGATTTCCCTCTCCGGCAGTGCCCGCCCGGTCGATCAGGTAATCCGCGAGCAACTGGCGCGCAGCCTGCCACCCGCGCTGATGTTGCGCAGTAATGAATTGCTCGACAGCCTCAAGGCCGGTCACACCGACGACAACGTGCCGGCGCCGTTGCAGGTGATTTTCCGCCCGAGCGTGCAGCCGTATCTGATTTCATTGTTCCGTCAGGATCCGGCTAAAGCCTTCGCGCAATTACAGATGCCGGCACTGATCGTCCAGGGCACTAACGACATTCAGGTCGGCACCGAAGACGCGAAGCTGCTCAAGGCTGCCAAACCGGACGCCAAACTGGTGGTGATCGAAGGCATGAACCACGTGATGCGCATCGTGCACAACGACATGAAGCGGCAATTGGCCTCCTACAAGGATCCGAATTTGCCACTGGCGGCAGAACTCGGCTCACAAATCATCGAGTTTATTGACGGACTTCGCACCCGTTAA
- the aroC gene encoding chorismate synthase → MSGNTYGKLFTVTTAGESHGPALVAIVDGCPPGLEISLEDLQRDLDRRKPGTSRHTTQRQEADEVEILSGVFEGRTTGCSIGLLIRNTDQKSKDYSAIKDLFRPAHADYTYHHKYGERDYRGGGRSSARETAMRVAAGAIAKKFLATQGIVIRGYMSQLGPIEIPFKTWDSVEENAFFSPDPDKVPELEAYMDQLRRDQDSVGAKITVVAEGVMPGLGEPIFDRLDAELAHALMSINAVKGVEIGAGFACVAQRGTEHRDEMTPEGFLSNNAGGILGGISSGQPIVAHLALKPTSSITTPGRSIDIHGNPVDVITKGRHDPCVGIRATPIAEAMMAIVLMDHLLRHRGQNADVRVSTPVLGQL, encoded by the coding sequence ATGTCCGGCAATACCTACGGCAAGTTGTTCACTGTCACCACCGCTGGCGAAAGCCATGGTCCGGCGTTGGTCGCCATTGTCGACGGCTGCCCGCCGGGCCTGGAGATTTCCCTCGAAGACCTGCAGCGCGACCTCGATCGCCGCAAGCCGGGCACCAGCCGTCACACCACCCAGCGCCAGGAAGCCGACGAAGTCGAAATCCTCTCCGGCGTGTTCGAAGGGCGCACCACCGGTTGCTCGATCGGCCTGCTGATCCGCAACACTGACCAGAAGTCCAAGGACTACTCGGCAATCAAGGATCTGTTCCGCCCGGCGCATGCCGACTACACCTACCACCACAAATACGGCGAACGCGACTACCGTGGCGGCGGCCGTAGTTCGGCGCGTGAGACCGCGATGCGGGTGGCGGCCGGTGCGATTGCGAAGAAATTTCTGGCCACTCAAGGCATCGTCATTCGCGGCTACATGAGCCAGCTCGGGCCGATCGAAATCCCGTTCAAGACCTGGGACTCGGTCGAAGAAAACGCCTTCTTCAGCCCGGATCCGGACAAAGTCCCGGAGCTGGAAGCCTACATGGACCAGTTGCGCCGCGATCAGGACTCGGTCGGGGCAAAGATCACCGTAGTTGCCGAAGGCGTGATGCCGGGCCTTGGCGAGCCGATTTTTGACCGCCTCGATGCCGAACTGGCCCATGCGCTGATGAGCATCAACGCCGTCAAAGGCGTGGAAATCGGCGCCGGTTTCGCCTGCGTTGCCCAGCGCGGCACCGAGCATCGCGATGAAATGACCCCGGAAGGTTTCCTCAGCAACAATGCCGGCGGCATCCTTGGCGGCATCTCGTCCGGTCAGCCAATCGTTGCGCACCTGGCGTTGAAACCGACGTCGAGCATCACCACCCCGGGCCGTTCGATCGACATCCATGGCAATCCGGTCGACGTGATCACCAAGGGCCGCCACGATCCGTGCGTGGGTATCCGCGCCACGCCGATTGCCGAAGCGATGATGGCGATTGTGCTGATGGATCATCTGCTGCGTCACCGTGGTCAGAACGCCGATGTGCGCGTGAGCACGCCGGTGCTGGGTCAGCTGTAA
- a CDS encoding MFS transporter codes for MAALPYWRLSSFYLFYFALLGSTAPFLALYFDHLGFSPARIGELVAIPMLMRCVAPNIWGWLGDYTGKRLAIVRFGAVCTLLTFSLIFVSKTYAWLAMVMALHAFFWHAVLPQFEVITLAHLQGQTSRYSQIRLWGSIGFIITVVVLGRLFEWLSLDIYPAALVLIMAGIVLSSLWVPNAQPPQGNRPSGEGFLKQLRSPGVLAFYGCVALMQMSHGPYYTFLTLHLERLGYTRGTIGMLWAVGVVAEVLMFMAMSRILARFSLRRVLMASFLLAALRWLLLGSFAEFLWVLLFAQILHAATFGSFHAAAIAFVQRSFGARQQGQGQALYAALAGTGGALGALYSGYSWNALGATLTFSIASLAALAAAVIIATRMQEDRP; via the coding sequence GTGGCGGCGCTCCCTTACTGGCGACTGTCCAGTTTCTATCTGTTCTATTTCGCCTTGCTCGGGTCGACAGCGCCGTTTCTGGCGCTGTACTTCGATCACCTCGGATTCAGCCCCGCGCGCATCGGCGAACTCGTCGCCATTCCGATGCTGATGCGCTGCGTGGCGCCGAACATCTGGGGCTGGCTCGGCGACTACACCGGCAAACGCCTGGCCATCGTGCGCTTCGGTGCGGTGTGTACATTGCTGACCTTCTCGCTGATTTTCGTCAGCAAGACCTACGCCTGGCTGGCGATGGTCATGGCCTTGCACGCGTTCTTCTGGCACGCGGTGCTGCCGCAATTCGAAGTCATCACCCTCGCGCATTTGCAGGGCCAGACGTCGCGTTACAGCCAGATCCGTCTGTGGGGCTCGATCGGATTCATCATCACCGTGGTCGTGCTCGGTCGTCTGTTCGAATGGCTCAGCCTCGATATCTACCCGGCGGCACTGGTGCTGATCATGGCCGGCATTGTCCTCAGCAGTCTCTGGGTGCCGAACGCGCAACCGCCGCAAGGCAATCGGCCGAGCGGCGAGGGCTTTCTCAAACAACTGCGCAGCCCCGGCGTGCTGGCGTTTTACGGCTGCGTTGCGCTGATGCAGATGAGCCACGGCCCGTATTACACCTTTCTGACCTTGCACCTTGAACGACTCGGCTACACGCGCGGCACGATCGGCATGCTCTGGGCCGTGGGCGTGGTCGCCGAAGTGCTGATGTTCATGGCGATGAGCCGGATTCTTGCGCGGTTTTCCCTGCGCCGGGTGCTGATGGCGAGTTTTCTGCTGGCGGCCCTGCGCTGGTTGCTGCTAGGTTCGTTCGCCGAGTTCCTGTGGGTGCTGTTGTTTGCGCAGATTTTGCACGCGGCGACCTTCGGCAGTTTTCACGCCGCGGCCATCGCCTTCGTGCAACGTAGTTTTGGCGCACGCCAGCAAGGTCAGGGCCAGGCGCTGTACGCAGCCTTGGCCGGCACCGGCGGCGCGCTCGGTGCGTTGTATTCCGGCTACAGCTGGAACGCCCTCGGCGCGACATTGACCTTTAGTATTGCCAGTCTCGCGGCGCTCGCTGCTGCCGTTATCATTGCCACACGTATGCAAGAGGACAGGCCATGA
- a CDS encoding methylthioribulose 1-phosphate dehydratase translates to MSLTREQLAQQIVDAGRFLYGRGWSPATSSNYSTRLSASEALLTVSGKHKGQLGLDDVLATDLSGNSLEPGKKPSAETLLHTQLYSWRTEIGAVLHTHSVNATVLSRLTPEDFIEFEDYELQKAFSGISTHESRVRVPIFDNDQDIARLAAKVQPWLDAHPDCVGYLIRGHGLYTWGAQMNDALRQIEAFEFLFECELKTRSVMNRQG, encoded by the coding sequence ATGAGCCTTACGCGTGAACAACTCGCCCAGCAAATCGTCGACGCCGGGCGTTTTCTCTACGGTCGCGGCTGGTCGCCGGCCACCAGCAGCAATTATTCGACGCGCCTGTCGGCCAGCGAAGCGTTGCTGACCGTGTCGGGCAAGCACAAGGGCCAGTTGGGTCTGGACGATGTGCTCGCCACCGATCTGTCGGGCAACAGCCTGGAGCCGGGCAAAAAACCGTCCGCCGAAACCCTGCTGCACACCCAGCTCTACAGCTGGCGCACGGAAATCGGCGCCGTGCTGCACACCCATTCGGTCAACGCCACGGTGCTGTCGCGCCTGACCCCGGAAGACTTTATCGAGTTCGAAGACTACGAACTGCAAAAAGCCTTCAGCGGCATTTCGACTCACGAATCCCGGGTGCGTGTGCCGATTTTCGACAACGATCAGGACATTGCGCGCCTCGCCGCCAAGGTGCAGCCTTGGCTCGACGCCCATCCTGATTGCGTCGGTTACCTGATTCGCGGCCACGGCCTCTACACCTGGGGCGCGCAGATGAACGACGCGCTGCGCCAGATCGAGGCTTTCGAATTTCTGTTTGAATGCGAGTTGAAAACCCGCAGCGTCATGAACCGCCAAGGCTGA
- a CDS encoding acireductone dioxygenase, whose product MSSLSVYHVSSPDIPNKVLTHFEDIASTLAEQGVRFDRWQAAAKIQPGATQEEVISAYKEQIDQLMTERGYITVDVISLNSDHPQKAELRAKFLEEHRHGEDEVRFFVAGRGLFTLHIDDYVYAVLCEKNDLISVPAGTKHWFDMGEHPHFVAIRLFNNPEGWVANFTGEDIAGRFPRLED is encoded by the coding sequence ATGAGCAGCCTGTCCGTCTATCACGTTTCCAGCCCTGACATTCCGAACAAGGTGCTGACCCATTTCGAAGACATCGCCTCGACCTTGGCCGAGCAGGGCGTGCGTTTCGACCGCTGGCAAGCCGCCGCGAAGATCCAGCCGGGTGCCACTCAGGAAGAAGTGATCAGCGCTTACAAAGAGCAGATCGACCAACTGATGACCGAGCGCGGTTACATCACCGTCGACGTCATCAGCCTCAACAGCGACCACCCGCAAAAAGCCGAACTGCGCGCCAAGTTCCTCGAAGAACACCGGCATGGAGAAGACGAAGTACGCTTTTTCGTCGCCGGCCGTGGGCTGTTTACCCTGCACATCGACGATTACGTCTACGCCGTGCTCTGCGAAAAGAACGACCTGATCTCCGTACCCGCCGGCACCAAGCACTGGTTCGACATGGGTGAGCATCCGCATTTCGTGGCGATCCGTCTGTTCAACAACCCGGAAGGCTGGGTTGCCAACTTCACTGGCGAAGACATCGCCGGTCGCTTCCCGCGCCTGGAGGACTGA
- the mtnC gene encoding acireductone synthase has protein sequence MSIKAIVTDIEGTTSAVSFVFDVLFPYAAKHLPDFVRQNADRADVAEQLDAVRRDSNAPQADVERVVEILLSWIEEDRKATPLKALQGMVWAQGYHAGQLKGHVYPDAVEALRRWHAAGYQLFVYSSGSIQAQKLIFGCSEAGDLTSLFSGYFDTTSGPKREAQSYTNIQQAIGFEAGEILFLSDIVEELDAAQSAGLQTCGLAREGGELAGHVTVDSFTGIEPEAF, from the coding sequence ATGTCGATCAAAGCCATCGTCACCGACATCGAAGGCACCACCAGCGCGGTGAGTTTCGTCTTCGACGTGCTGTTTCCCTACGCCGCCAAACACCTGCCGGATTTCGTCCGGCAGAATGCCGACCGCGCCGATGTTGCCGAGCAACTCGACGCCGTGCGCCGTGACAGCAATGCACCGCAGGCTGATGTTGAACGGGTTGTTGAAATTCTCTTGAGCTGGATTGAGGAAGATCGCAAAGCCACGCCGCTCAAAGCTTTGCAGGGCATGGTCTGGGCCCAGGGTTATCACGCCGGGCAGTTGAAGGGGCATGTTTACCCGGATGCAGTTGAAGCACTGCGGCGCTGGCATGCCGCGGGTTATCAACTGTTTGTGTACTCGTCCGGCTCGATCCAGGCGCAGAAGCTGATTTTCGGCTGCTCCGAAGCGGGCGATCTGACGTCGCTGTTCAGCGGTTACTTCGACACCACGTCGGGCCCCAAGCGTGAGGCGCAGTCCTACACGAATATTCAACAGGCGATTGGCTTTGAAGCGGGGGAGATTCTGTTCCTCTCGGACATCGTTGAAGAACTCGATGCCGCTCAATCGGCCGGCCTGCAAACCTGCGGCCTGGCCCGCGAGGGCGGGGAGCTGGCGGGACATGTCACTGTCGACAGCTTCACCGGAATCGAACCGGAAGCCTTCTGA
- a CDS encoding DUF3509 domain-containing protein → MSLIQEKFTSLFSNFEVTTAPRPDGGILLTLRSSDGKVFKRALTYQQLHAGDQLSWAISAIRRDLAEQASELPQIAMLQSQQRFALPTYHSL, encoded by the coding sequence ATGAGCCTGATCCAAGAAAAATTTACCTCCCTGTTCTCCAACTTCGAAGTCACCACTGCGCCACGTCCCGATGGTGGGATCCTGCTGACCCTGCGCAGCAGCGACGGCAAAGTGTTCAAACGCGCACTGACTTATCAGCAACTACATGCCGGCGACCAACTGTCGTGGGCGATCAGCGCGATTCGTCGTGACCTGGCCGAACAAGCCAGCGAGCTGCCGCAAATTGCCATGCTGCAAAGCCAGCAGCGGTTTGCCCTGCCGACGTATCACTCGCTGTAA
- a CDS encoding long-chain-acyl-CoA synthetase: MSHAPSDTITWGMMLRKLPMIAKAIPRVVKGMKVANVTDPTQSCGLGWTFEQATLRNPQGPALLQGDVMLTYAQVNQWANRIAHYLNGQGIGKGDVVAVFIENRPELLVTILALAKVGAVSALLNTSQTRDTLIHSVNLVAPVAIVVGEELLPAFAAVREQVSIAAQRTWFVADQDTYSHPGIAPEGYVNLISASADAASDNPPSSQQVFFDDPCFYIYTSGTTGLPKAGVFKHGRWMRSSASFGMIALNMGPDDVVYCTLPLYHATGLCVCWGSAINGASGFAIRRKFSASQFWSDVRRYRATTIGYVGELCRYLVDQPASADDSHHDVRKMIGNGLRPGAWAEFKTRFAVDHICELYAASDGNIGFTNILNFDNTIGFSLMAWELVAYDHDSGEPLRSDDGFMRKVGKGEQGLLLARIDEKAPLDGYTDPQKTAKVVLQDVFTKGDRFFNTGDLLRNIGFGHAQFVDRLGDTYRWKGENVSTTEVENLLLQHPHISEAVAYGVEIRNTNGRAGMAAITPAESLATLDFAELLTFVRERMPAYAVPLFLRVKVKMETTGTFKYQKTRLKNEGFDPGQTGDDPIYAWLPGTHTYVRVTDELLAEIDQGKHRY; the protein is encoded by the coding sequence ATGAGTCACGCGCCAAGCGACACGATTACCTGGGGCATGATGCTCCGCAAACTGCCGATGATTGCCAAAGCCATCCCGCGGGTGGTCAAGGGCATGAAGGTGGCCAACGTCACGGATCCGACCCAAAGCTGTGGCCTTGGCTGGACATTCGAACAAGCGACCCTGCGCAATCCACAGGGCCCGGCGTTATTGCAGGGCGATGTGATGCTGACTTATGCGCAGGTCAACCAATGGGCCAACCGCATCGCCCACTATCTGAACGGGCAGGGCATCGGCAAGGGCGATGTGGTGGCGGTGTTTATCGAGAATCGTCCGGAATTGCTGGTGACCATTCTGGCGCTGGCCAAGGTCGGAGCGGTCAGCGCCTTGCTCAACACCTCGCAGACGCGCGACACGCTGATCCACAGTGTGAATCTGGTAGCGCCGGTAGCGATTGTCGTTGGTGAAGAGTTGCTACCCGCGTTTGCGGCGGTGCGCGAGCAAGTATCGATTGCCGCGCAACGTACCTGGTTCGTGGCCGATCAGGACACCTACAGCCATCCGGGCATTGCGCCCGAAGGCTACGTCAATCTGATCAGCGCCAGTGCCGACGCCGCCAGCGACAACCCGCCGAGCAGCCAGCAAGTGTTCTTCGACGACCCGTGTTTCTACATTTACACCTCGGGCACCACGGGCCTGCCGAAAGCCGGCGTGTTCAAACACGGCCGCTGGATGCGCAGTTCCGCCAGCTTCGGCATGATCGCGCTCAACATGGGCCCCGACGACGTCGTCTATTGCACGCTGCCGCTGTACCACGCCACCGGTCTTTGCGTGTGCTGGGGCTCGGCGATCAACGGCGCTTCAGGCTTCGCGATCCGCCGTAAATTCAGTGCCAGCCAGTTCTGGAGCGACGTGCGCCGCTACCGTGCGACCACCATCGGTTACGTCGGTGAGTTGTGTCGTTATCTGGTCGATCAACCGGCCAGCGCCGATGACAGCCATCACGACGTGCGCAAGATGATTGGTAACGGTTTGCGTCCTGGTGCCTGGGCCGAATTCAAGACGCGCTTCGCCGTTGACCACATCTGCGAGCTGTACGCGGCGAGCGACGGCAACATTGGTTTCACCAACATTCTCAATTTCGACAACACCATTGGTTTCTCGCTGATGGCCTGGGAGCTGGTGGCCTACGACCATGACAGTGGCGAGCCGCTGCGCAGCGACGACGGCTTCATGCGCAAAGTCGGTAAGGGTGAGCAGGGCCTGTTGCTGGCGCGAATCGACGAGAAAGCACCACTGGATGGCTACACCGATCCGCAGAAAACCGCCAAAGTCGTGTTGCAAGACGTGTTTACCAAGGGCGATCGCTTTTTCAACACCGGCGATCTGCTGCGCAACATCGGTTTCGGTCACGCGCAATTTGTTGATCGACTCGGCGACACCTACCGCTGGAAGGGGGAAAACGTCTCGACCACTGAAGTCGAAAACCTTTTGTTGCAACACCCACACATCTCCGAGGCGGTGGCCTATGGCGTGGAAATCCGCAATACCAATGGCCGGGCGGGGATGGCGGCGATCACGCCGGCTGAATCCCTCGCGACCCTGGATTTTGCCGAGCTGCTGACGTTTGTCCGCGAACGCATGCCGGCCTATGCAGTGCCGTTGTTCCTGCGGGTGAAGGTAAAAATGGAAACCACCGGCACCTTCAAATACCAGAAGACGCGCCTGAAAAACGAAGGCTTCGACCCCGGCCAGACGGGCGATGATCCGATCTACGCGTGGCTGCCCGGTACTCACACCTACGTGCGCGTGACGGATGAGTTATTGGCGGAAATCGATCAAGGCAAGCATCGTTATTGA
- a CDS encoding ankyrin repeat domain-containing protein, giving the protein MSDQSRQMTPEEAAEFTEQVFNKARDGDAEMLDRLVTAGLPVNLKNSKGDTLLMLASYYGHVDAVQVLLKHKADPEMRNGNGQSPIAGAAFKGDLAVVKALVEAGAEIEGSSFDGRTALMMAAMFNRVAIVDYLISKGADPKAKDANGVTALDAARTMGAVDTTAQLEKLLA; this is encoded by the coding sequence ATGTCCGACCAAAGCCGCCAGATGACCCCTGAAGAAGCTGCCGAATTCACCGAGCAGGTTTTCAACAAGGCGCGCGACGGTGATGCCGAGATGCTTGATCGCCTGGTCACGGCCGGTTTGCCAGTGAACTTGAAGAACAGCAAGGGCGACACGTTGCTGATGTTGGCCAGCTATTACGGCCATGTGGATGCGGTCCAGGTGCTGCTTAAACACAAGGCCGATCCGGAAATGCGCAACGGCAACGGCCAGAGCCCGATTGCCGGGGCGGCGTTCAAGGGCGACCTGGCGGTGGTCAAGGCGCTGGTCGAGGCGGGCGCCGAGATCGAAGGTTCATCGTTTGATGGTCGTACCGCGCTGATGATGGCGGCGATGTTCAACCGCGTGGCAATCGTTGATTACCTGATCAGCAAAGGTGCAGACCCGAAAGCCAAGGACGCCAACGGCGTCACCGCGCTGGACGCGGCCCGGACCATGGGCGCAGTCGACACGACGGCGCAACTGGAAAAACTCCTCGCCTGA
- a CDS encoding PLDc N-terminal domain-containing protein gives MGSTFNGLIGLIILALDIWAIINVLKSGAETGMKILWVLLIILLPVLGLIIWAIAGPRGNVRI, from the coding sequence ATGGGTTCCACGTTCAACGGTCTGATTGGCCTGATCATTCTCGCCCTCGACATCTGGGCCATCATTAATGTGCTGAAGAGCGGCGCCGAGACCGGGATGAAAATCCTCTGGGTACTGCTGATCATCCTCCTGCCGGTGCTGGGCCTGATCATCTGGGCGATTGCCGGACCGCGGGGCAACGTGCGTATCTGA
- the speE gene encoding polyamine aminopropyltransferase — protein MTVTKTSEYLETLYEGYGQRFRMEKLLHEVRTEHQHLVIFQNPRMGRVMALDGVIQTTEADEFIYHEMLTHVPILAHGTAKRVLIIGGGDGGMLREVTKHAGVEHITMVEIDGTVVDMCKEFLPNHSKGAYDDPRLNLVIDDGMRFVATTTEKFDVIISDSTDPIGPGEVLFSENFYQACHRCLNEGGILVTQNGTPFMQIDEVKTTAGRLRSLFPDWHFYQAAVPTYIGGSMTFAWGSTNPAYRKLSREVLQQRFIGSGIVTRYYNPEIHIGAFALPQYVLQAVNKPSND, from the coding sequence ATGACCGTCACCAAGACCAGCGAGTACCTGGAAACCCTCTACGAAGGCTACGGCCAGCGTTTTCGCATGGAAAAACTGCTGCACGAAGTGCGCACCGAACACCAGCACCTGGTGATTTTCCAGAACCCGCGCATGGGCCGTGTGATGGCGCTGGACGGCGTGATCCAGACCACTGAAGCCGACGAATTCATCTATCACGAAATGCTCACCCACGTACCGATCCTCGCCCATGGCACCGCCAAGCGCGTGCTGATCATCGGCGGCGGCGACGGCGGCATGTTGCGCGAAGTGACCAAGCACGCGGGTGTCGAACACATCACCATGGTCGAGATCGACGGCACCGTGGTCGACATGTGCAAGGAATTCCTGCCGAACCACTCCAAGGGCGCCTACGACGACCCGCGTCTGAATCTGGTGATCGACGACGGCATGCGTTTCGTCGCCACCACCACGGAAAAATTCGACGTGATCATCTCCGACTCCACCGACCCGATCGGCCCGGGCGAGGTGCTGTTCTCGGAAAACTTCTACCAGGCCTGCCACCGCTGCCTGAACGAAGGCGGCATCCTCGTGACCCAGAACGGCACGCCGTTCATGCAGATCGACGAAGTCAAAACCACTGCCGGTCGCCTGCGCAGCCTGTTCCCGGACTGGCATTTCTACCAGGCCGCCGTACCGACCTACATCGGCGGTTCGATGACGTTTGCCTGGGGTTCGACCAACCCGGCCTACCGCAAACTGAGCCGTGAAGTCCTGCAACAGCGCTTCATTGGCAGCGGCATCGTCACTCGCTACTACAATCCGGAAATCCACATCGGCGCGTTCGCGCTGCCGCAGTACGTGCTACAAGCGGTCAATAAGCCAAGCAACGACTGA
- a CDS encoding ribonuclease E inhibitor RraB, with protein sequence MSTAYQEDISSNVLRRMKEGGFDFSRFHPIEFYAIFPDEERARRAAGKFRGESINAQVSVRDDGAWSLELSKVMYATYDDIGDFEQGFSAVVEPLGGIIEGWGVKQEVRNRHRLN encoded by the coding sequence ATGAGCACAGCCTATCAAGAAGACATCAGCAGCAATGTTCTGCGCCGCATGAAAGAAGGCGGTTTCGACTTTTCCCGATTCCATCCCATCGAGTTCTACGCCATTTTCCCGGACGAGGAGCGGGCGCGCAGGGCAGCAGGCAAATTTCGTGGTGAATCCATCAATGCCCAGGTCAGCGTGCGCGACGATGGCGCGTGGTCTCTGGAGTTGAGCAAAGTGATGTACGCGACATATGACGACATCGGCGATTTCGAGCAGGGGTTTTCTGCTGTGGTCGAACCGCTGGGCGGCATCATCGAGGGTTGGGGCGTCAAGCAGGAGGTGCGCAATCGCCACCGTTTGAACTGA